Proteins encoded together in one Nostoc sp. PCC 7524 window:
- a CDS encoding dolichyl-phosphate-mannose--protein mannosyltransferase gives MTKNFYRLGLVGIFLISLALRFWGLDRFNTLVFDEVYYAKFGNNYLTHTQFFDGHPPLGKYMIALGMWLSSHFPFWQEPVNGLSGSLRSPWSYRWINALSGAFIPLIIANIAYQLSYRRSFALIAGLFAALDGIFIVESRYALINIYIVLFGLLGQLLFLLALAKQRQFYLVLSGIAFGASLATKWNGLFFLAGIYLIWSIGWIYQLLTSGNQARNIIKQLFYFSLKSLPRQQAINNSSLVPLQKLTQINFWQIIFFLGIIPSAVYSLLWIPHLQINTKYGFIAVHKEILAFHERLGGNTPTVHPYCAAWYKWPLMTRPMAYYFQTAKSINDPLPVLGPPLPSGTGKVFYDVHAMGNPFLWWFGVAALLFLLGMLLAPFIISIVQRKRLSLPAKLSVDTWIGLYLVLNYAVNLLPWVRVTRCVFIYHYMTAVVFAFLAIAWFVDQCFRSHYLRLQYLGITISLRDIGITISLLIIAAFIFWLPVYLGLPLSPQGYQLRMWFKSWI, from the coding sequence ATGACTAAAAACTTTTATCGCTTGGGGTTGGTGGGGATATTTTTGATATCGCTTGCCTTACGTTTTTGGGGACTTGATAGATTTAATACTTTGGTATTTGATGAGGTTTATTACGCTAAGTTTGGTAATAACTATCTTACCCATACACAATTTTTTGATGGTCATCCACCTTTAGGTAAATACATGATTGCCTTGGGAATGTGGCTGAGTAGTCATTTTCCTTTTTGGCAAGAACCTGTAAATGGATTGAGTGGTTCACTGCGATCGCCTTGGAGTTATCGTTGGATCAATGCACTCTCAGGTGCATTTATCCCGTTAATTATCGCTAATATTGCCTATCAATTAAGTTATCGCCGCAGCTTTGCTTTAATTGCAGGTTTATTCGCTGCTTTGGATGGCATATTTATTGTTGAGTCTCGCTATGCTTTGATTAATATTTATATAGTTTTGTTTGGATTATTAGGGCAATTGTTGTTTTTGTTAGCATTAGCCAAACAACGTCAATTTTATTTGGTATTATCAGGTATAGCTTTTGGTGCTTCGTTAGCCACCAAATGGAATGGTCTATTTTTCTTAGCTGGTATTTATCTCATTTGGAGCATAGGTTGGATATATCAGTTACTCACATCAGGAAATCAAGCCAGAAATATTATTAAACAATTATTTTATTTTTCTCTAAAAAGCTTACCTCGACAGCAAGCAATCAATAATTCCAGTCTTGTACCATTACAAAAACTTACACAAATTAATTTTTGGCAAATTATATTTTTTCTAGGAATTATCCCCAGCGCAGTCTACAGTCTGTTGTGGATTCCTCATTTACAAATTAATACCAAATATGGATTTATAGCAGTACATAAAGAAATTTTGGCATTTCATGAACGCCTTGGCGGTAATACTCCCACCGTTCATCCTTACTGTGCGGCTTGGTACAAATGGCCGTTGATGACTCGCCCAATGGCGTATTATTTTCAGACAGCAAAAAGCATCAATGATCCCCTACCCGTTTTGGGGCCGCCTTTACCTAGCGGTACGGGGAAAGTGTTTTATGATGTTCATGCAATGGGTAATCCCTTTTTGTGGTGGTTTGGTGTCGCCGCTTTATTATTTTTGTTGGGGATGCTGTTAGCACCATTCATCATTTCTATAGTGCAGCGCAAGCGGTTATCTTTACCTGCAAAGCTTTCTGTTGATACGTGGATAGGTTTATACTTAGTGTTGAATTATGCAGTTAACTTACTACCTTGGGTAAGGGTAACACGCTGCGTATTTATCTATCATTACATGACAGCTGTAGTATTTGCGTTTTTAGCGATCGCCTGGTTTGTAGATCAATGTTTTCGCAGTCATTATCTCAGACTCCAGTATCTAGGTATAACCATTTCTCTGCGCGATATAGGTATCACGATTTCTTTGCTAATTATTGCCGCATTTATTTTCTGGTTGCCTGTTTATTTAGGTTTACCCCTTTCTCCTCAAGGCTATCAACTGCGGATGTGGTTTAAATCTTGGATTTGA